In the genome of Pseudomonas protegens, one region contains:
- a CDS encoding superoxide dismutase, with the protein MAFELPPLPYAHDALQPHISKETLEYHHDKHHNTYVVNLNNLVPGTEFEGKTLEEIVKTSSGGIFNNAAQVWNHTFYWNCLAPNAGGQPTGALADAINAAFGSFDKFKEEFTKTSVGTFGSGWGWLVKKADGSLALASTIGAGNPLTSGDTPLLTCDVWEHAYYIDYRNVRPKYVEAFWNLVNWKFVAEQFEGKNFVA; encoded by the coding sequence ATGGCTTTCGAATTGCCGCCGCTGCCTTATGCACACGACGCCCTGCAGCCGCACATTTCCAAGGAAACCCTGGAATACCACCACGACAAGCACCACAACACCTATGTCGTGAACCTGAACAACCTGGTGCCAGGCACCGAGTTCGAAGGCAAGACTCTGGAAGAGATCGTCAAAACCTCTTCGGGCGGCATCTTCAACAACGCAGCCCAGGTCTGGAACCACACTTTCTACTGGAACTGCCTGGCCCCCAACGCCGGCGGCCAACCTACCGGCGCACTGGCCGACGCCATCAACGCGGCGTTCGGTTCGTTCGACAAGTTCAAAGAAGAATTCACCAAGACTTCGGTTGGCACCTTCGGTTCCGGCTGGGGCTGGCTGGTGAAGAAGGCTGACGGTTCCCTGGCCCTGGCCAGCACCATCGGCGCCGGCAACCCGCTGACCAGCGGCGACACCCCGCTGCTGACCTGCGACGTCTGGGAACACGCCTACTACATCGACTACCGCAACGTTCGTCCCAAGTACGTCGAAGCGTTCTGGAACCTGGTCAACTGGAAATTCGTGGCTGAGCAGTTCGAAGGCAAGAACTTCGTCGCTTAA
- a CDS encoding ACT domain-containing protein: MAGETSLATLLRSMSPQLNDGEYVFCSLADQRLLQGAEVLGSFREQEGLTVIIQRQEAERLGLVFDYVAAWITLNVHSALEAVGLTAAFAGALGRAGISCNVIAGYYHDHLFVGQADARRAMQVLQQLAAGEEQ; this comes from the coding sequence ATGGCCGGTGAAACTTCCCTCGCAACCCTGCTACGCAGCATGAGCCCGCAGCTCAACGACGGCGAATACGTGTTCTGTTCCCTCGCTGACCAGCGCCTGTTGCAGGGCGCCGAGGTGCTGGGCAGCTTTCGCGAACAGGAAGGCCTGACGGTGATCATCCAGCGCCAGGAGGCCGAACGCCTGGGACTGGTCTTCGATTACGTCGCCGCCTGGATCACCCTCAATGTGCATTCGGCACTCGAAGCGGTGGGCCTGACGGCGGCTTTTGCCGGCGCGCTGGGCCGGGCCGGGATCAGTTGCAACGTGATCGCCGGCTACTACCACGATCACCTGTTTGTCGGTCAGGCGGATGCCCGGCGGGCCATGCAGGTCCTGCAACAACTGGCCGCCGGCGAGGAGCAGTAA
- a CDS encoding ATPase, whose product MRNDAHDEFDDVPSLRADPLDDDVFPTTHAARERTTVHSRSTPVVKVKGPGTGPLWALVGALFFAFIGLAWWSFQQISLMEQQLVATQESFARISEEAAGRLQDISGKVVASQTNVTTDSEALKLQIKQLENRLQDQSRQQQGVAGQATDLDKRLAQMSAQTTEQQAANSQLQAQVKALSAELASLKGAQTDTGKLDAQLKSLNADLAALKKQGNPSAAIERLEQELVVLKSEQDNRPAAAQSGASTAEFDAFRGQVTRNINTLQSQIQNLQQQINNRP is encoded by the coding sequence ATGCGTAACGATGCACACGATGAGTTCGATGACGTTCCAAGCCTGCGCGCCGATCCTCTCGACGACGATGTCTTCCCCACCACCCACGCTGCCCGCGAACGCACCACCGTGCATTCGCGCAGCACCCCGGTGGTCAAGGTCAAGGGGCCCGGCACCGGTCCTTTGTGGGCATTGGTCGGCGCGCTGTTCTTTGCCTTCATCGGCTTGGCCTGGTGGAGCTTCCAGCAGATCTCGCTGATGGAGCAGCAACTGGTGGCGACCCAGGAAAGCTTCGCCAGGATCAGCGAAGAGGCCGCCGGACGCTTGCAGGACATTTCCGGCAAGGTGGTGGCCAGCCAGACCAATGTCACCACCGACAGCGAAGCGTTGAAGCTGCAGATCAAGCAGCTGGAAAACCGCTTGCAGGACCAGAGTCGACAGCAGCAGGGCGTTGCAGGCCAGGCCACCGACCTGGACAAGCGCCTGGCGCAGATGAGTGCCCAGACCACTGAACAGCAGGCGGCCAACAGCCAGTTGCAGGCCCAGGTCAAAGCCCTGAGCGCGGAGCTGGCGAGCCTCAAAGGCGCCCAGACCGATACCGGCAAGCTCGACGCCCAGCTCAAGAGTCTGAATGCCGATCTGGCCGCGTTGAAAAAGCAAGGCAACCCGAGCGCCGCCATCGAGCGCCTGGAGCAGGAACTGGTGGTGCTCAAGAGCGAACAGGACAATCGTCCCGCCGCCGCGCAGAGCGGCGCCAGCACCGCCGAGTTTGATGCCTTCCGTGGCCAGGTCACCCGCAACATCAACACCCTGCAAAGCCAGATCCAGAACCTGCAGCAACAGATCAACAACCGTCCTTGA
- a CDS encoding LysE/ArgO family amino acid transporter codes for MWQSYVNGLLVAAGLIMAIGTQNAFVLAQSLRREHHLPVAALCVTCDALLVAAGVFGLATVLAQSPMLLAVARWGGAAFLIWYGAQALRRACSKQSLQQGEGQTVRSLRAVMLSALAVTLLNPHVYLDTVLLIGSLGAQQTEPGAYVVGAASASLLWFFTLALGAAWLAPWLARPSTWRMLDLLVALMMFSVALQLISAA; via the coding sequence ATGTGGCAAAGCTATGTAAACGGCCTGTTGGTGGCCGCCGGCCTGATCATGGCCATCGGTACGCAAAATGCCTTCGTCCTGGCCCAGAGTCTGCGCCGTGAGCACCACCTGCCGGTGGCGGCACTGTGCGTCACCTGCGACGCACTGCTGGTGGCCGCCGGCGTATTCGGCCTGGCCACCGTGCTCGCCCAGAGTCCGATGTTGCTGGCCGTGGCGCGCTGGGGCGGCGCGGCGTTCCTGATCTGGTACGGCGCCCAGGCGCTGCGCCGGGCCTGCTCCAAACAAAGCCTGCAACAGGGCGAAGGCCAGACCGTGCGCTCGCTGCGGGCGGTGATGCTCAGCGCCCTGGCGGTGACCCTGCTCAACCCCCATGTGTACCTGGACACCGTGCTGCTGATCGGCTCGCTGGGGGCGCAGCAGACTGAACCGGGCGCCTATGTGGTCGGCGCGGCGAGCGCTTCGCTGCTGTGGTTCTTCACCCTGGCCCTGGGCGCCGCCTGGCTGGCGCCCTGGCTCGCCCGCCCGAGCACCTGGAGGATGCTCGACCTGCTGGTGGCGCTGATGATGTTCAGCGTGGCGTTGCAGTTGATCAGCGCCGCGTGA
- a CDS encoding putative bifunctional diguanylate cyclase/phosphodiesterase, whose amino-acid sequence MKLELKNSLSVKLLRVVLLSALIVGVVLSCAQIVFDAYKTRQAVANDAQRILDMFRDPSTQAVYSLDREMGMQVIEGLFQDDAVRMASIGHPNETMLAEKSRELQHSPSRWLTDLILGQERTFTTQLVGRGPYSEYYGDLSITLDTATYGQDFIISSVIIFISGVLRALAMGLVLYLVYHWLLTKPLSRIIEHLTTINPDRPSEHQLPLLKGHEKNELGIWINTANQLLASIERNTHLRHEAENSLLRMAQYDFLTGLPNRQQLQQQLDKILVDAGRLQRRVAVLCVGLDDFKGINEQFSYQTGDQLLLALADRLRGHSGRLGALARLGGDQFALVQADIEQPYEAAELAQSILDDLEATFALDHQEIRLRATIGITLFPEDGDSTEKLLQKAEQTMTLAKSRSRNRYQFYIASVDSEMRRRRELEKDLREALIREQFFLVYQPQISYRDHRVVGVEALIRWQHPEHGLVPPDLFIPLAEQNGTIIAIGEWVLDQACRQLREWHDMGFTDLRMAVNLSTVQLHHAELPRVVNNLLQIYRLPPRSLELEVTETGLMEDISTAAQHLLSLRRSGALIAIDDFGTGYSSLSYLKSLPLDKIKIDKSFVQDLLDDDDDATIVRAIIQLGKSLGMQVIAEGVETAEQEAYIISEGCHEGQGYHYSKPLPARELSAYLKQAQRSNAAIL is encoded by the coding sequence TTGAAGCTGGAACTCAAAAACAGCTTGTCGGTGAAGTTGCTCCGGGTTGTGCTGCTGTCGGCACTCATCGTCGGCGTGGTTCTGAGCTGCGCCCAGATCGTCTTCGACGCCTACAAGACGCGGCAGGCGGTCGCTAACGATGCCCAGCGCATTCTCGACATGTTTCGCGACCCATCGACACAGGCGGTCTACAGCCTGGATCGGGAAATGGGCATGCAAGTCATAGAAGGCCTGTTCCAGGATGACGCGGTGCGCATGGCCTCCATTGGCCACCCCAACGAAACCATGCTGGCGGAGAAATCCCGCGAGCTGCAGCATTCCCCCAGTCGCTGGCTCACGGATCTGATCCTTGGCCAGGAACGCACCTTCACCACCCAACTGGTTGGCCGTGGCCCCTACAGCGAGTATTACGGCGACCTGAGCATTACCCTCGACACCGCCACCTACGGCCAGGATTTCATCATCAGTTCGGTGATCATCTTTATCTCCGGAGTCCTGCGCGCCCTGGCCATGGGCCTGGTGCTGTACCTGGTCTATCACTGGCTGCTGACCAAGCCGCTGTCACGGATCATCGAGCACCTGACCACCATCAACCCCGACCGCCCCAGCGAACACCAACTGCCCCTGCTCAAGGGCCACGAAAAGAACGAGCTGGGCATCTGGATCAATACCGCCAACCAGCTGCTGGCCTCCATCGAGCGCAACACCCACTTGCGCCATGAGGCGGAAAACAGCCTGCTGCGCATGGCCCAATACGACTTCCTCACCGGCCTGCCCAATCGCCAGCAACTGCAACAGCAACTGGACAAGATCCTGGTGGACGCCGGCCGCCTGCAACGCCGGGTCGCCGTACTTTGTGTGGGCCTGGACGACTTCAAGGGCATCAACGAACAGTTCAGTTACCAGACCGGTGACCAGTTGCTGCTGGCCCTGGCCGACCGCTTGCGTGGTCACAGCGGCCGTCTCGGTGCCCTGGCGCGGTTGGGCGGCGACCAGTTCGCCCTGGTCCAGGCCGATATCGAACAGCCCTATGAAGCGGCGGAACTGGCGCAAAGCATCCTCGACGACCTGGAAGCCACCTTTGCTCTGGATCATCAGGAAATCCGCCTGCGCGCCACCATCGGCATCACCCTGTTCCCGGAAGACGGCGACAGCACGGAAAAACTCCTGCAGAAAGCCGAACAGACCATGACCCTGGCCAAGAGCCGCTCACGCAACCGTTATCAGTTCTACATCGCCAGCGTCGACAGCGAGATGCGCCGGCGCCGGGAACTGGAAAAGGACCTGCGCGAGGCCCTGATCCGGGAACAGTTCTTCCTGGTCTATCAACCGCAGATCAGCTATCGCGACCATCGGGTAGTGGGGGTCGAGGCCCTGATCCGCTGGCAGCACCCCGAGCACGGCCTGGTGCCGCCGGACCTGTTCATTCCCCTGGCAGAGCAGAACGGCACCATCATCGCCATCGGCGAATGGGTACTGGACCAGGCCTGTCGGCAACTGCGGGAATGGCACGACATGGGCTTCACCGACCTGCGCATGGCGGTCAACCTGTCGACGGTGCAACTGCACCACGCCGAGCTGCCGCGGGTGGTCAACAACCTGCTGCAGATCTATCGCCTGCCGCCGCGCAGCCTGGAACTGGAAGTCACCGAAACCGGCCTGATGGAAGACATCAGCACCGCCGCCCAGCACCTGCTGAGCCTGCGCCGCTCCGGGGCGCTGATCGCCATCGACGACTTCGGCACCGGCTATTCGTCCCTGAGCTACCTCAAAAGCCTGCCGCTGGACAAGATCAAGATCGACAAGAGCTTCGTCCAGGACCTGCTGGATGACGACGACGATGCCACCATCGTGCGCGCCATCATCCAACTGGGCAAAAGCCTGGGCATGCAAGTGATTGCCGAAGGCGTGGAAACCGCCGAACAGGAGGCCTACATCATCTCCGAAGGCTGTCATGAAGGTCAGGGCTACCACTACAGCAAACCCCTGCCGGCCCGGGAGTTGAGCGCCTACCTGAAACAGGCGCAGCGCAGTAACGCGGCCATCCTCTGA
- a CDS encoding LysR family transcriptional regulator ArgP: protein MFDYKLLSALAAVIEQAGFERAAQVLGLSQSAISQRIKLLEARVGQPVLVRATPPAPTEIGRRLLNHVQQVRLLERDLQSLVPALDEEGLPERLRIALNADSLATWWAEAVGDFCAEHHLLLDLVVEDQTVGLKRMRAGEVAACVCASERPVAGARSLLLGAMRYRALASPAFIARHFPQGVRAEQLARTPALVFGPDDFLQHRYLASLGVNGGFEHHLCPSSEGFIRLTEAGLGWGLVPELQVREQLQRGSLVELLPDKPIDVPLYWHHWRNGGQLLGLLTEHLARLSAQWLVPWEQP from the coding sequence ATGTTTGACTATAAGCTGCTTTCTGCCCTGGCTGCGGTGATCGAACAGGCCGGCTTCGAACGGGCGGCCCAGGTGCTGGGGTTGTCGCAGTCGGCGATTTCCCAGCGCATCAAACTGCTGGAGGCCCGGGTCGGGCAGCCGGTGCTGGTGCGGGCGACACCGCCGGCGCCCACGGAAATCGGCCGGCGCCTGCTCAATCATGTGCAGCAGGTGCGCCTGCTGGAGCGGGACCTGCAAAGCCTGGTGCCGGCCCTGGATGAAGAAGGGCTGCCGGAGCGCTTGCGCATCGCCCTCAACGCCGACAGCCTGGCCACTTGGTGGGCCGAGGCGGTTGGGGACTTCTGCGCCGAGCATCACCTGCTGCTGGACCTGGTGGTGGAAGACCAGACCGTGGGTCTCAAGCGCATGCGTGCCGGGGAAGTGGCCGCCTGTGTCTGCGCCAGCGAGCGGCCAGTGGCGGGGGCCCGCAGCCTGTTGCTGGGGGCCATGCGCTACCGGGCCCTGGCCAGTCCGGCATTCATCGCTCGGCACTTTCCCCAGGGCGTGCGTGCCGAGCAACTGGCCCGGACCCCGGCGCTGGTGTTCGGCCCCGACGACTTCCTGCAGCATCGCTACCTCGCCTCCCTGGGCGTCAACGGCGGTTTCGAGCATCATCTGTGCCCGTCGTCCGAGGGCTTTATCCGCCTCACCGAAGCCGGCCTGGGCTGGGGCCTGGTGCCCGAGCTGCAGGTTCGCGAGCAACTGCAGCGCGGTTCGCTGGTGGAGCTTTTGCCGGATAAGCCCATCGACGTGCCGTTGTACTGGCATCATTGGCGCAACGGCGGGCAGTTGCTCGGCTTGTTGACCGAGCACCTGGCCCGTTTATCTGCACAATGGTTGGTGCCCTGGGAGCAGCCATAA
- a CDS encoding NAD-dependent epimerase/dehydratase family protein, with translation MKILVTGASGFIGGRFARFALEQGLEVRVNGRRAEAVEHLVRRGAEFIPGDLSDADLVRDLCRDVDTVVHCAGAVGLWGRYQDFHLGNVLVTENVVEACLKQRVQRLVHLSSPSVYFDGRDHLGLTEEQVPKRFKHPYAATKYLAEQKVFGAQEFGLEVIALRPRFVTGAGDMSIFPRLLKMQRKGRLAIVGNGLNKVDFTSVHNLNEALFSCLHAGGSALGKVYNISNGAPVPLWDVVNYVMRQMQVPQVTRYRSFGLAYSVAALNEGFCKLWPGRPEPTLSRLGMQVMDKNFTLDISRARHYLGYEPKVSLWSALDEFCTWWKAQDIS, from the coding sequence ATGAAGATTCTGGTTACCGGCGCAAGCGGCTTCATCGGCGGGCGCTTTGCTCGCTTTGCCCTTGAGCAGGGCCTGGAGGTGCGGGTCAATGGCCGGCGTGCCGAAGCGGTGGAGCATCTGGTGCGCCGTGGCGCGGAGTTCATCCCGGGCGACTTGAGCGATGCCGATCTGGTCCGCGATTTGTGCCGCGACGTCGACACCGTGGTGCATTGCGCTGGTGCTGTTGGCCTGTGGGGACGCTATCAGGATTTCCATCTGGGCAATGTGCTGGTCACCGAGAACGTGGTCGAAGCCTGCCTCAAGCAGCGGGTGCAACGCCTGGTGCATCTGTCTTCGCCGTCGGTCTATTTTGATGGTCGCGATCATCTGGGGCTGACCGAGGAACAAGTGCCCAAGCGCTTCAAGCACCCGTATGCGGCCACCAAGTACCTGGCCGAACAGAAGGTCTTCGGTGCCCAGGAGTTCGGGCTGGAGGTGATTGCCTTGCGCCCGCGTTTCGTCACCGGCGCCGGCGACATGAGCATCTTTCCGCGGCTGCTGAAGATGCAGCGCAAAGGCCGTCTGGCCATCGTCGGCAATGGCCTGAACAAGGTCGACTTCACCAGTGTGCACAACCTCAACGAGGCCCTGTTCAGTTGCCTGCATGCCGGCGGCTCGGCCCTGGGTAAGGTCTACAACATCAGCAACGGCGCGCCGGTGCCGTTGTGGGACGTGGTCAACTACGTGATGCGCCAGATGCAGGTGCCACAAGTCACCCGCTATCGCTCCTTTGGCCTGGCCTACAGCGTCGCGGCGCTCAACGAGGGGTTCTGCAAACTCTGGCCCGGGCGCCCGGAGCCGACGCTGTCGCGCCTGGGCATGCAGGTCATGGACAAGAACTTCACCCTGGACATCAGTCGCGCCCGGCATTACCTGGGCTATGAGCCCAAGGTCAGTCTGTGGAGCGCCCTGGATGAGTTCTGCACCTGGTGGAAGGCCCAGGACATCAGCTGA